In Campylobacter mucosalis, a single window of DNA contains:
- the hypE gene encoding hydrogenase expression/formation protein HypE: MRIMLSHGGGGIEMNDLINKTIFKALDNEILRQSNDSAILGDFKNLAFSTDSFVVTPLFFNGADIGKIAACGTINDLAMVGASAKYLSCAFIIEEGLEIDEFERILNSMAKVCKEADVKIVCGDTKVVPKGKCDKIFINTSGVGEILAPNICTDSLKVGAKILLSADIGRHGAVVLANREEFEFFGELKSDCKSLKGVVSELLGSGVTPLCMRDATRGGLSAVLNEWASYSKSEILVFEESIKVSDEVTGICELLGFEPYELANEGTFVLAVKPDDEKKALDILSKFDKNASVIGEIVSDKNSRVILQNAYGSRRFLEPPKGELLPRIC; encoded by the coding sequence ATGCGGATAATGTTAAGCCACGGCGGTGGCGGAATAGAGATGAATGATCTTATAAATAAGACGATTTTTAAGGCGCTTGATAATGAAATTTTAAGACAGAGCAATGATAGTGCGATACTTGGCGATTTTAAAAATTTGGCCTTTAGCACGGATAGTTTTGTCGTGACGCCACTTTTTTTTAACGGTGCAGATATCGGTAAAATCGCAGCGTGCGGAACTATAAACGATCTTGCTATGGTTGGAGCTAGTGCAAAATATCTAAGCTGTGCTTTTATCATCGAAGAGGGACTTGAGATAGATGAGTTTGAGCGTATCTTAAACTCAATGGCTAAGGTGTGCAAAGAAGCCGATGTAAAGATAGTTTGTGGCGATACAAAGGTTGTCCCAAAGGGAAAATGCGATAAAATTTTCATAAACACCTCTGGTGTTGGTGAAATTTTAGCACCAAATATTTGCACAGATAGTTTAAAAGTTGGAGCTAAAATTTTACTCTCAGCAGATATTGGCAGACACGGAGCAGTCGTTCTTGCAAATAGAGAAGAGTTTGAGTTTTTTGGTGAGCTTAAGAGCGATTGCAAGAGCTTAAAAGGCGTGGTTAGTGAGCTTTTAGGTAGTGGGGTTACTCCACTTTGTATGCGTGATGCGACTAGGGGTGGACTAAGTGCGGTTTTAAATGAGTGGGCTAGTTACTCAAAGAGTGAAATTTTGGTCTTTGAAGAGAGTATAAAAGTAAGCGATGAGGTTACTGGAATTTGCGAACTTCTTGGATTTGAGCCTTATGAACTTGCTAATGAAGGCACGTTTGTTCTTGCAGTTAAGCCAGATGATGAGAAAAAGGCGCTTGATATTTTGTCTAAATTTGATAAAAATGCAAGTGTAATTGGCGAGATTGTAAGCGATAAAAACTCACGTGTTATCTTGCAAAACGCTTATGGTTCTCGCAGATTTTTAGAGCCTCCTAAGGGCGAGTTGCTTCCTAGGATTTGCTAA
- a CDS encoding AI-2E family transporter, producing the protein MKNNLWIVYLASFIVVCGGVKLANSVIMPFLMALFIAIVINPFINQLQNKLKLPRILAFSIVIAVIFFLLGFVINTTLNTLNGLLSYMPELSSKLNALSMQILGKLSEYGIENISIPSELEPNKILSASVEFLKNGGVIVSKSFFVFLLVTFMLFGTQIFTEKIKYFAATNPKTEPLIKSFISNLKSYLVIKTLASLATGVFIFIGLSILGVKYAPLWGILAFVLNFIPTIGSIIAAIPALLVSLALNDFMITVWVLALYLAVNISIGNFIEPKFLSKGLGLSVLVVLLSLLFWGFLLGVGGMFLAVPLTMSIKIALLANQNTKFIAVLLSDKIDE; encoded by the coding sequence TTGAAAAACAATCTTTGGATAGTCTATCTAGCTAGTTTCATAGTAGTTTGTGGCGGTGTAAAACTTGCAAATAGTGTGATTATGCCGTTTTTAATGGCACTTTTTATAGCCATAGTCATAAACCCATTTATAAATCAACTACAAAACAAACTAAAACTCCCTAGAATTTTAGCCTTTAGCATAGTCATTGCGGTTATATTTTTCCTGCTTGGTTTTGTGATAAACACAACGCTAAATACATTAAATGGACTGTTATCTTATATGCCAGAGCTATCTAGTAAACTAAATGCGTTAAGTATGCAAATTTTAGGCAAACTTAGCGAGTATGGCATAGAAAATATAAGCATACCAAGCGAGTTAGAGCCAAACAAAATTTTATCAGCCAGTGTTGAGTTTTTAAAAAATGGAGGAGTGATTGTATCAAAAAGCTTTTTTGTGTTTTTATTAGTAACTTTTATGCTATTTGGGACGCAAATTTTCACAGAAAAAATCAAATATTTTGCAGCCACAAATCCAAAAACCGAACCACTCATAAAAAGCTTCATATCAAACCTAAAGAGCTATTTAGTTATAAAAACCTTAGCGTCACTTGCAACTGGAGTATTTATATTTATAGGACTTAGCATTTTAGGTGTCAAATACGCCCCACTTTGGGGGATTTTGGCATTTGTGCTAAATTTTATCCCAACCATAGGCTCAATAATAGCCGCCATACCAGCACTGCTAGTATCTTTGGCACTAAATGACTTTATGATAACTGTTTGGGTTTTAGCACTATATCTTGCGGTAAATATAAGCATAGGAAATTTTATAGAGCCAAAATTCCTAAGCAAAGGTCTTGGGCTTAGCGTCCTTGTTGTGCTGTTAAGTCTACTATTTTGGGGATTTTTACTTGGCGTTGGCGGTATGTTTTTAGCAGTTCCGCTTACTATGAGCATTAAAATTGCCCTTTTGGCAAATCAAAACACAAAATTTATAGCAGTTTTACTAAGCGATAAAATAGATGAGTAA
- the hypA gene encoding hydrogenase maturation nickel metallochaperone HypA has protein sequence MHELSIAQNLLLLCEQNAQKQNASKITKIFIKIGRLSGVEPHYLQSAFSVVKAQSVCDEAELIVHIQDVVIKCKKCLEQSTLSVNEFICPKCGSNELEIVDGEDMYLMRLELES, from the coding sequence ATGCACGAACTAAGTATAGCACAAAATTTACTTTTGTTGTGCGAACAAAATGCACAAAAGCAAAACGCCAGTAAGATAACTAAAATTTTTATAAAAATAGGCAGACTTAGCGGTGTTGAACCACACTATTTACAGAGTGCGTTTAGCGTTGTTAAGGCGCAAAGCGTGTGTGATGAGGCAGAGCTTATCGTGCATATCCAAGATGTCGTGATAAAATGCAAAAAGTGCCTTGAGCAAAGCACACTAAGCGTAAATGAATTTATCTGCCCAAAGTGCGGTAGTAACGAGCTTGAGATAGTTGATGGAGAGGATATGTATCTGATGAGACTTGAGCTTGAGAGCTAG